In the Gopherus flavomarginatus isolate rGopFla2 chromosome 6, rGopFla2.mat.asm, whole genome shotgun sequence genome, one interval contains:
- the LOC127053211 gene encoding uncharacterized protein LOC127053211: MPHTCVNSADNFCYVCGEVTFASQKRSITTMVKKAYHLSFGCKIGDQDKRWAPHICCNTCATNLRQWLNRKRKSMPFAVPMIWREPTDHTSNCYFCMVPPVGKGVSKKKKWTVHYPNIPSAIRPVPHGEGLPVPDAPESFSFESDKEEEEDETSGPEPSMSQDPHFLPSSSSEPHLITQGELNDLVRDLELPKSKAELLGSRLQQWNLLAGYQGKWSPSMLADYCWTVTRDAPFNEYKRQAKKRQVDTE, translated from the coding sequence atgcctcatacttgtgtgaacagtgcagataacttctgctatgtttgtggtgaagtgacttttgcatcacaaaagcgcagtataaccactatggttaagaaagcctatcacctttcttttggctgcaaaattggagatcaggacaagaggtgggccccacacatatgctgcaacacttgtgcaacaaatcttcgccagtggttgaacaggaaaaggaaatctatgccttttgcagtgccaatgatttggagagagccaacagatcataccagcaattgttacttctgcatggtgcctccagttgggaaaggtgtgtcaaagaagaaaaagtggactgtgcattatccaaacattccatcagctatccgcccagtaccccacggagaaggactgccggttcctgatgcaccagaatcattctcatttgagtcagacaaggaagaggaagaggatgaaacttctggtcctgaaccatcaatgtcacaggacccacattttctcccatcctcctcctctgaaccacacctcataacacaaggtgaactgaatgaccttgtcagggatttggaactacccaagagtaaggcagagctgttgggctccagactacagcagtggaatctcctggcaggctatcagggcaaatggagcccgtcaatgcttgcagactattgctggacagtgacaagagatgctccatttaatgaatacaagagacaagccaagaagcgccaagtagacactgaatag